DNA sequence from the Candidatus Poribacteria bacterium genome:
AGGCGAAGGAGATGTCTCCGCGAGATCGGGACTCTGGATTGGTGATGGGGACACGCGCAATAGCGCACTACGGTTTCCGAGGCGGCATCTGGGGAGAAACGCATTTTATCAACTACGCCAAAACGATGAGCGAGAACTACGGCGTGGATGTTCTCGGAACCGAGGGGCAGTTGGCAGTGCGTGCGTCGGCAAACGTGAGGGACAACCTGTGGCATCTGCCGCGTCCGATGGAAGGTGCGCCGGCGCAGTTTTCAGATTGGCAGCAGGTGGATTTATCAGATGTCGGTCTTGAAGAGCCAGTCGTCACCATGTATCGACGGTTGGTTCATGCCATCGAAACGGATACGCAGCCGCCAAGTAGTGGCGAGGAGGGACGTTGGGCGTTTGAAATGATGATGGCGATCTATCAGTCGCACCGCGAAGGTGGACGCCGCGTTGAATTGCCGCTCGCCGACCGCCGGCATCCACTAGAACAGTGGCATGGGGCGTGATGCGTGATGTATGAAAGTAGAAACTGGAAAATTGAGGGATTTTGATGAAAATTGACCGCTTATTACGAACTGATAATGTTTGGAAAATCTCGCTTTCGACCGAAGACGAGCAGGATATAAGCCGCCTCTGGAGCCATGAATACCAGATGCGATTCGGGACAGCCCGGCTCAAGCTGGGCGGCATTGCCGGTGTCGGCACGAATGAGGAGCATCGCAACAAAGGATATTCTCGGCACGTCATGGAGGACTCCACGGCGTTCATGACAGAGAACGGATTCGATGTCGCCATGCTGTTCGGTATCCCGGACTTCTATCCTAAATTTGGCTATGCAACGGTGCTACCGGAGACATGGATGGAACTTGACACGGACGCAGCACAAGCAGCTGCTCCCACATATCAAATCCGCAAATTTGAGGCAGGAGACGTGCCGGAAATATTGGCTCTCTACGCAGCGAACAACGCGGAACGCACGGGGACACCTTTGAGGGACGAAACCCGTTGGAAGGAATTCAAGATGGGGAGCAACTTTGGTATTGATGCCGACCCTTTCATTGTCCTGAACGAAGCCAGTGAAGTAATCGGCTATTTCGTCTGTGATGATACGGAAGAAAAGTGTATCCTTTGCGATATTGGATTCCAGAACAGGACGATTTTTGAGACAATTGTCCGCTTTCTTGGGGATCGCGCCAAAAGCATTGGAGCAGCACAAATTGAATGCTCAATGCCCGCCGATCATCCATTCGCTATATTCTGCCGACGCTACGGCTGCCGGACGAATATCCATAACCCGAAGAACCGTGGGGGCATGATGCGGATTATCAACCAATCCAGCACCTTAAAAGCGATTACCGGTGAGTTGGAAAAACGCCTACGCCGCTCTGCCCATCTCTCACAATGGAGTGGAAAAATCCTCATCTCGACAGATCTGGGGCAGGATTGTTTAGGAATTGATCGGGGGCGCGTTGCACACACCGCTAGTAAGGCGAACGCCTTCCATCTTGAGATACCGCAGGACAAGCTGATCCAACTGATGATGGGCAGGCGAAGCATCGAAGATCTCGCCATTGAAGCCGATGTTTCAGTAACTGGGGGCATTATTCCTATTCTGGAAATCCTCTTTCCACTCGACTATCCACACGTCTGGTGGCCCGACCGGTTTTGAGTATAGGCATACTCCGTATGCCGTAACCCTTGTGCAAACTACGCCGCAGTGCAACGTATCTACTGCTGTTGTGCTGATGAACCAACCTAGCCCCAGCGGGGCGACATGCGTATAGAATCAGGCATAAACTGTCAGAGTCGCGATTTGGAAAGTATGCCTTCTGCGGTATGTATTTTGTAGGAGGGAATTTCGATTCCTGACTATTGCGTCGATCTTTGGCGCTTGGCTTATCAACTAGCAATTTGCGTTAACATACGAAAGGAGTTTCGTGTTGCCAACCAAAAAATACAGAGTTGCAGTCGTCGGGGGCGCAGGAACCTGGGGGCGTTTCTATCTACGCGCTTACGCCAACCATCCCGACTGCGAAATTGTCGCACTGGTAGACCGCGCCCGAGACCGACGTGGTGCCTTCGCTGACCGTTATGGTGTCGAAACTGTCTTTGATACAGTGGACGAACTCTTTGCCAAAGAGGTGCCTGACATCGTCTCAATTATTCTACCCGTCGGTCATAATCCTGAAACGGTAATAGCTTGCGCTGAAGCGGGTGTCAAGGCGGTTTCGTGCGAAAAGCCGATAGCCGTGGAACTTTCACAGGCGGATGAGATGGTACGTGTCTGCCGGGAACGGGGAACTGCCTTCGGCTGCGGAACTGGATATTGGGACGCGCCTCATCTACTGGAAACCGCTGATTGGATCCGTGCAGGTAATATTGGTCAACTGACTGGTGCCGCTATTCCCGGTGGGTTGCCGACAGAGGTATCGGGTGGCGGGTGTGTTCAACTGACCATCATGCGCTTGCTCACGGGTATGGAAGTAGAATGGGCGGAGGGATGGGCGTTACCACCGCAAGCCGGCTGGATGCCTCCTGTCGAATTTGAAGCGGTGGAGACAGATTCTCCTGCTTATGGTCGCTTGGGATTATCCGGTGGGATCGTCTGCGAAATTGTCAAACCACAAACGGATCAGAAAGCGTTCTGCCCTGTTTCGGTTACCGGAGAGAATGGGCGGGTGTGGATTACCTCTCCCACGCCAATCCTTATCCAAGGTCAAGATGCTGCTTCAACGCCAGTTCAGCCAGAATTTCTGTATAGCCCTCGAAAAGACGGATTTACATCAGCCATTGAACGACTCATGCGGGCGATGAATACCGGCGAAGATGCCTTGTGCAGTGGACACGATTATCGTCAAGCCCTCGAAATCGCTATCGCCCTGAAACAGTCCGCCCACCATGGACATGGACGGATTCCTGTGCCGCTGGAGGATCGTTCCCTCAAAATCTACCCCCATCCCTACCGCTTGAAAGGGGGCGATGTGGCAGGTTGGAAAAGTATTGGCTATACAGGACCGCCAGAGGTTGCGTAGAGTCGTCGGAGAAATCAGGCGTAACGGGAGTCTACAGCAACTTAGGTTGTTACACAAGACTTCCAGACACTAATCAGTTAAGCAAACAACTCCTCAATAACGCTTCCGTCGTTCACCACCCGAATCGGTCGTCCGCCTCTGGAGTAATTTTGATCCTCCGTATCAATACCGAGCGAATAGCAGAGCGATGCAAACAAATCAGGAACCGAAACGGGTCGATCCACAACCTCTATCCCATCTTCACTGGTCGCACCAATCACATGTCCACCGCGAATCCCACCTCCCCCGAGTACAACCGACCAACCGTTGGGGAAATGGTCTCGTCCATCATTATCGTTAATTTTAGGAGTGCGCCCAAACTCACCGAGCCACAGGACGATGGTTTCATCCAACAAATCCCGATCGGCAAGGTCTTTCACAAGCATCGAAAAAGCAGGGTCGAGTGTTTCGAGCAGATTTTTGGTCCGCTCAAAGTTATTGTCATGGGTATCCCAACCGTCGAGCGAGACTTCGACAAATTTTACACCAGTCTCAACCAACCGCCGTGCCATCAAGCAGCCATCTCCGAATTGAGTCATACCGTAGGCTTCTCTCACAGCTAATGGCTCATTTGAAAGGTCAAATGCCTTTGCGTGCGGGGAATTAATCAGTTTGTCCGCTTTCTTGTAGATAGCTTGGTGCGCCTCTGTACTCCGATTCGCATGCTTCTTGAGGAAATCTTTTTCCAAATCTGTCAACATCCGGAGCCGCTGCTCAAAACGACGTGCGTCCATCTGCGGGGGATATTTGAGATCCTCAATCGGTTTCGTCGGATCGCTGACAACAAAGGGATCATGTTCAGCGCTGAGAAACCCACTCGTAAAAGCGGGGGCATTTATGTTGACGCAGTTGGGCAGTTCAAAACCTTCATCGTCCAGA
Encoded proteins:
- a CDS encoding GNAT family N-acetyltransferase; this translates as MKIDRLLRTDNVWKISLSTEDEQDISRLWSHEYQMRFGTARLKLGGIAGVGTNEEHRNKGYSRHVMEDSTAFMTENGFDVAMLFGIPDFYPKFGYATVLPETWMELDTDAAQAAAPTYQIRKFEAGDVPEILALYAANNAERTGTPLRDETRWKEFKMGSNFGIDADPFIVLNEASEVIGYFVCDDTEEKCILCDIGFQNRTIFETIVRFLGDRAKSIGAAQIECSMPADHPFAIFCRRYGCRTNIHNPKNRGGMMRIINQSSTLKAITGELEKRLRRSAHLSQWSGKILISTDLGQDCLGIDRGRVAHTASKANAFHLEIPQDKLIQLMMGRRSIEDLAIEADVSVTGGIIPILEILFPLDYPHVWWPDRF
- a CDS encoding Gfo/Idh/MocA family oxidoreductase, whose translation is MPTKKYRVAVVGGAGTWGRFYLRAYANHPDCEIVALVDRARDRRGAFADRYGVETVFDTVDELFAKEVPDIVSIILPVGHNPETVIACAEAGVKAVSCEKPIAVELSQADEMVRVCRERGTAFGCGTGYWDAPHLLETADWIRAGNIGQLTGAAIPGGLPTEVSGGGCVQLTIMRLLTGMEVEWAEGWALPPQAGWMPPVEFEAVETDSPAYGRLGLSGGIVCEIVKPQTDQKAFCPVSVTGENGRVWITSPTPILIQGQDAASTPVQPEFLYSPRKDGFTSAIERLMRAMNTGEDALCSGHDYRQALEIAIALKQSAHHGHGRIPVPLEDRSLKIYPHPYRLKGGDVAGWKSIGYTGPPEVA
- a CDS encoding DUF1501 domain-containing protein; protein product: METQVKIPESEILDSRQQGFSRRDFLKIGVSGFLGLIAMQHLQSLAWTPVESIAARAKHCIVLFMNGGASQLDTFDPKPDTLNAGPFAAIPTSAEGIQFSEHLPQLAEQAHHLSIIRSMVSREGNHERARYLLHTGYAPTGSVRHPTFGSLASHYLDDEGFELPNCVNINAPAFTSGFLSAEHDPFVVSDPTKPIEDLKYPPQMDARRFEQRLRMLTDLEKDFLKKHANRSTEAHQAIYKKADKLINSPHAKAFDLSNEPLAVREAYGMTQFGDGCLMARRLVETGVKFVEVSLDGWDTHDNNFERTKNLLETLDPAFSMLVKDLADRDLLDETIVLWLGEFGRTPKINDNDGRDHFPNGWSVVLGGGGIRGGHVIGATSEDGIEVVDRPVSVPDLFASLCYSLGIDTEDQNYSRGGRPIRVVNDGSVIEELFA